A stretch of DNA from Vicingus serpentipes:
TTAATGCAAGGTTACTTAAACTAACCATTGTTTGTCTTTTACCATTATCTGAATTCAAGGCTGAATGCATTCTTTGTTTTTGTCCTTCTGTAAACATAACATCACAAAAGTTATACTCCATATAATTTTGAACATTATCTATTGATCCACATGAGTTTGATGTTGCCAGACAGCCTGTTTGTCCAATTGTGTTTGGAGTATCTGTAACACCATCATCAGCATCACAATTACTAGCCACTTGAGGATCGTTAGTGCTTCCCCATAGATGAGCTAAATTTAACCAATGACCAACTTCATGTGTTACTGTATTTCCCAATTGTTGGTATCTTAATACTATACCATCTTGATCCATACCAACTGTTCCTGGATAATAAGCGTAACCTCCTGCACCATTTGCTAAAACAACCCCCATCCATATATTCAAATAAAATCTTCCATTTCTATTCCATGATTCAGCACCCGGCAAAAATTTAGCACTTTCATCCATTGCAAAAGTTAGCGTACTTTTTGTCCTTGTAATACCTTCTGTACAATTTCCTTCAGGGTCTAGTCTAGCCAGTCTAAATTCAATTTCAGAATCTGCAGCAATACTTGCAAATGCAGGATGAACATTGGCGATGTCAATATTTAACTTTTGAAAATCTTCATTTAATTTTAGAATTTCCTCTTCAATTGTAGCTCTAGATATGTTTTCGGGACCATTATTATGGATAACGTGCCAAACAACAGGAATAATATAACTAATTACTTTTTTACCATTAGCACCTGTTTTAACCTCTCCATAATGTTCTTGAGTCCATTTCAATGCTTTTTCATGAGCATCATTTAAAAGTTGTTTTTTTAATGGATTGTTTTTGATGATTTCATTATTCCTCTCACTTGCACTGCATTGGCGATAATCAACTCCAGGTATTCCTTTTTGAGAGAAAGAATAGAAAAAAAACAAAAAAAATAAAACAGTAAAGAATGATTTCATAAAAGTTGATTTTCATTAAAAAAGCCCGGAAAAATAATTTTATCCGGGCTTTGTTAAACTTATTAATAAGCTGTTATTTCACAATTAATTTTTCAACTTGAACATTGTTATCAGCATTAAACTCTATAAAATAAAGTCCAGATGATAATTTATTTGATTTATCAATATTCATAGTATACTTTCCAGCGCTAAACCCAGTATTACTTACAACTTTGGTAACTTCTTGACCAAGTACATCTCTAATAACAACATTTAAGTTAGATACATTGTTTTTCAAAAAGAAAGACAATGTAGCATTCTCTGTCATAGGATTAGGGAAAACTTTTAAGTTGTTCACAGGAGCAACCTCATTTATTCCAACAGTAGAAGATGTTCCCATAATGTTTAAATCATCTAAAAAGAAGTTGTTACCTGCATTGTTTTTAAAGTATAATTTAAACCTAACATTCGTTTCTGCAGCTAAAGCACTTAAGCTAACTGTTGCGCTATCCCAATCTGCAGCACTTGGAGTAAATGCTGAATTTGTTGCAGATGCTGTAGCCATAGAAGTTCCGGCTTTAATGGCTAGGATACTCCAGGTTCCTCCACAATCTGTTGATTTATAAATAATAAATTGATCATTACCTCCAGTAAGTTTTTTTGCAAAAGCCCATTTATAAGTAAGTTTTGGGTCTGTCATAGTAGACAAATCGTAAGAAGGACTAATAGCTTCTGTAATATCTCCAGCACTATTATTAAAGTTATAAACTCTTAAAGATCTATTTCCTGTGAAACTAGCTGATGTTGATGTTTGCCACCCATTACCACTTTCTGTTTCAATTGTCCATTCATTTATAAAACTAGTATTGTTTTCAAAACCTTCAGCAAAAGGAAGAACATAGTCTGCTGTAATACTACTAACAGTTATAATATTATTTTTGACAGCAGGAGTTGCAAATCCAGCCCCATTTCCGGGAGAGTAAGTAACACCATAAACACCTTGAGAATTATAAGTAATTGCTGGTGAAGCAACACTTGATGCATTAGGTGTTCCTCCAGTAAAAGTCCAATCCCATTGGTCTGGAGTCCCATTATATGTTCCTTGGTCAGCAAAACTAACAACATCTCCTTCACAAATATATTCTTTGTTATAAGTAAAATCTGCACCTAATAAACCACAAACTGGATTTTGCACATAAGGATCATCGGTTCCAGTAAGCGCTCTGTTTCCAGCACTAACCATTGTTGCTCTAAATCCTGTGTTAGAATTTAAAGCTGCATGCATACGAGACTTTTGGCCATTTGTAAACATCACATCACAAAAATTGTAATCCATGTAGTTTTGGCTATTATCTACTGACCCACAAGAAACAGTACCTTCTGCACAACCAGTAGAACCAATTGTGTTTGGAGTATCTGAAATACCATCATCACTACTACAGTTTGTAGATAAACCAGGTTCATTTGTACTTCCCCACATGTGAGGAAGATTTAACCAGTGACCAACTTCGTGGGTTACAGTGTTACCTAGTTGACCTGCTCTTAAAACAATACCATCTTGGTTCATAGGAACATTTCCTGGATAAAAAGCGTAACCACCAGCACCACTTTCAATAGAAGACCCCATCCATATATTAAGGTAATATCTTCCATTTCTATTCCATGATCTTGCTCCGTTAATAAATTTTGAATTTTCATTCATTGCGTAAGTTGCAACATTTTTTGTTCGAGTTATTCCTTCAGTACAATTTCCATCAGGATCAAGTCTAGCTAATCTAAATTCAACCTGAACATCTGCTTGAATACTAGCAAAAGCAGCATGAACATTTCCTGCATCCGGATTCAACAATTGATAATCTTGATTTAACTTAAGTATTTCATTATCTATTGTAGCTTTCGATATGTTTTCAGGACCATCATTATGAATAACATGCCATACAACAGGCATTACATAAAGAATAGTTTTTTTTCCTGTAACAGGGTCAATAGTAACATCAGTCGGATGTGTTTTTTCATATTCCAATGCCCAGGCGTTAGCTTGTTCCCAGCTTGCACGAATTTCTGGATTGTTATCCATTATTTCATTGTTCTTCTCTGCAGCAGAACAAGATCTGTAATCAACTCCAGGTATTCCATTTTGAGCAACAGCAAACAACGTTGCGAAAGCTAAAATTGAAGATAAAGTAATTTTTTTCATAGTTAAGTTTATTGTGATAAGTCTATAAAGTTAAGCATTTTTCATTTAAATATTTGTTAAATTTTTAAAATGATTGTATTCCTATACTTTGTTAATAGTAGGCTGTTTATAATTTTAATGCAGAAGCAATAAAAGCAAAACCAATAAACAATAGTATTGTAAGGTAAAAAAATAATTATGAAAAACATAAATAATTTAATTGTTGTTGGTATGCTTGGGGGATTATTATTTGCATGTGTCCCAGCAAAAAAATACGAAGAATTAAAGTCTAAACAACAAGCTTGCTCTGAAGAAAATGAAGCATTAAAAGCGTCAAACCAAAACTTAGAAGAGCAAAATAAAGAAATGCAGTTAAGCATAGAAGAGCTAAACAAAAGAATTAATCAATTAGTAGCTGATACTTCTATGATTGGAACTTCATTAAGACAAATGACCACAAATTATGACAACATTAATAAAACATATCAATTGTTGTTAGATAAAAATAACGAGCTATTAGCTGGGAATAAATCAACAACAGAAAAGCTAATGAAAGAGTTGCAAAAAGCCCAAGAAGATATGCAAGCTCAAGAAGATGCTTTAAGAACGTTGGAATCGTCACTTCACAAAAAAGAAGAAAATTTACAACGATTAACTGCAGAACTTGATGCTAGATCAAAAAGAGTAAATGAACTTGAAGCGATGATTAGCAGAAAAGACTCATTGGTTACAGCACTTAAAAATAAAGTAAAAGATGCTTTACTTGGTTTTGAAAATAATGGATTAACGATTGAACAAAAAAATGGAAAAGTTTATGTTTCTCTTGACGAAAGTTTATTATTCTCTTCTGGAAGTTATTCTGTAGGAAGTAAAGGTACAGATGTGCTAAAAAAATTAGCTAAAGTGTTAGAGCAAAATCAAGACATTAACATTGTCGTTGAAGGACATACTGATAATGTTCCTTTAAATGGAAAAGGAGACATTAAAGACAATTGGGACTTAAGTGTTAAAAGAGCAACTTCTGTTGTGAAAATAATTACAGATAATAGTACTGTTAACCCTAAAAGATTAACTGCAGCAGGGAGAGGGGAGTATTTACCGTTGGATATGACAAACACTGCTGACGGAAGAAAAAAGAACAGAAGAATAGAAATTATTTTAACTCCTAAATTGGATGAATTGTTTGAACTTTTAGAAGCTAATTAATCTATTGATTTAAACAAAAAAGCCCAATCAATTTGATTGGGCTTTTTTATAAGATAATATATTTACGCACTAACTGTTTCCAGTTGTCTATCTACCTTTTTAAATAGCCCTTGTAACACTTTTCCTGGGCCAACTTCAGTAACAGAAGTTACTCCATCAGCCAACATGTTTTGCATTGTTTGTGTCCATTTAACAGGAGCAGTTAACTGAGCAATTAAATTTTCTTGTATTTGTGTAGCATCAGTAATTGCTGAAGCTGTTACATTTTGATATATAGGACAAGTTGGATTACTAAAAGATGTATTTAGTATAGCTTCTTTTAATTCTTCTCTTGCAGGTTCCATTAAGGGAGAATGGAAAGCTCCACCAACAGGTAAAACCAAGGCTCTTCTTGCTCCAGCTTCAGTTAATTTTTCGCAAGCAATATTAATTGCCTCTACAGTTCCAGAAATAACTAATTGACCAGGACAGTTGTAGTTTGCAGGAACAACAACTCCATCAATTTCAGCACATACGTTTTCTACTACTTCATCTTCTAAATTTAAGATAGCAGCCATGGTTGAAGGAACAACTTCACAAGCTTTTTGCATCGCTAAAGCTCGTTGAGAAACCAATCTTAACCCATCTTCAAAAGTTAAAACACCATTAGCTACCAATGCTGAAAACTCTCCTAAAGAGTGTCCAGCTACAGCTTCAGGGTTAAAATCGTCGCCTAAAGTTTTAGCTAAAATAACCGAATGCAAAAATATTGCAGGTTGAGTAACTTTTGTTTGTTTTAATTCTTCATCAGTTCCATTGAACATAATGTCAGTTATGCGGAAACCTAAAATTTCATTTGCTTTTTCAAATAGCTCTTTTGCTAAAGGAGAATTATCGTAAAGGTCTTTTCCCATCCCAATAAATTGAGAACCTTGACCTGGAAATACGTATGCTTTCATTTATTATAAGTTTTAGTTTTAAGGCAAAAATAAAAATATATCATAAACAAACAGAAGGCTTTTAGAAATTAAAAAAATGTTAACACAGAAAACTCTAATGGTCAAACTAACAAATTTGTTAACTTTATGCACCTATGAATCGAAAGACTATTCGTATTATAATTTTGCTAGCAACGGTTTCGTTAATCGGAATTATTGCTACACAGTTCTTTTGGGTAAAAAATGCTTACAATCTAGAAGAAAAGCAATTTAACGAGCGAGTTAGTCTTGCATTAAGTAATGTTACTCACAAACTGTTGAGTATTAATAAAGATGAAGCTGAAATTTTTAACCCTGTTAAACAGATTTCCTCTAATTATTTCATTACTACAATTAACGATACAGTTCATCCATATTTACTAGAAACACTTTTAAAAAATGAATTTATTGAACGGAATATCAATGTAAATTTTGAATACGTTATTTACGATTGTTTTACCGATTCGATTGTTTTTGGTGATTTTATTTCATTAGATAAAACGGAGCAAGATCAACTCCAATCAAAATCTTATAATATTAAATGGGATAGAGACGGTCATTATTTTGGAGTTTATTTTCCAACTAAGTTGACTTATATTATTAATCGAATGGGAATTTGGATGTTTTCTTCTTCTATTATTTTAATCATCATTATTTTCTTTGCTTATACAATTAACGTAATTCTTAAGCAAAAGCGGTTATCAGAAATTAAGAACGACTTTATTAATAACATTACACACGAATTTAAAACCCCAATTTCTACCATATCGCTTTCTGCTGATGTTTTGTTACAGCCAAATTTATCTCCAGAGCGATTAAAAAATTATGCGAAGATAATTAAGGACGAAAATAATCGTTTGAAAAATCAGGTGGATAAAGTACTGCAGCTTGCAACATTAGAAAAAGATAAGCTAAAATTAGAAAACGAAAAACTAGATTTACACGAAATAATAAACGATTCAATTAAAAGTTTTGAATTACTAGCTAAACAACAAAAAGGAAAAATAGTAAGTAATTTAACAGCTAGTAAATTTATTATTTATGGAGATAGGGTTCATATTTCTAATATCCTTTACAACCTAATTGATAATGCAATTAAGTATTCACCTGAAAAACCCAAAATTGAAATTGCTACTAACTCTACCGATGAACATATTGAAATTAGTGTAAAAGATAATGGATTAGGAATTCCTGAACAAAGCCAGAAAAACATTTTTGAAAAATTTTATAGAGAGCCAACAGGAAATAGGCATGACATACAAGGTTATGGCTTAGGACTTAATTATGTAAAAGCGATTGTAGAGGCTTATAAGGGTAAAATTAAGTTAATTAGTAAAGAAGGAGAAGGTTCAACCTTTGTAATAAAACTTCCTTTTAAAAAATAAGACATGGATAAAAAAACACACATATTATTAGCTGAAGATGACAATAACTTAGGGTTTGTTATACAAGATAATTTAATGGTGAATGGTTTTAAAGTAACCCTTTGTGGAGATGGCGAAGAAGCATTAAAAGCATTTGCAAACAATCAGTTTGATATGTGTGTGTTAGATGTCAATATGCCACGAAAAGATGGGTTTGCAGTTGCTGAAACTATAAGAGAAGTGAACCCAGATATGCCGATTGTTTTTTTAACTGCTAAAACAATGCAAGAAGATAAAGTAAAGGGATTAACAATTGGTGCTGATGATTACATTACAAAACCTTTTGATTTTCAAGAGTTTATATTGCGAATAAATGCTATTTTAAAAAGAAGTGGAGTTACTACTGAAGAAAAAGTTGAGAAAATAGAACACTACACAATTGGCAGTTATTCGTTTGATGTAAAAAACCAAAATTTGGCACATAAATCAGGAGATAAAAAATTAACCAAGAAAGAGACTCGAATTTTAACTTTTTTATGTGAACACATTAATGACATTGCTCCTCGTGATTTAATATTAAAAAACATTTGGGGGAATGACGATTATTTTAGTGGAAGGAGTATGGATGTTTTTATTTCTAAACTGCGTAAATATTTGAGTGAAGATTCTACAATTCAAATTAATAATATACATGGAGTTGGATTTAAATTAGAGGTGAAATAAATCCATGAATTTTCTTGAGCAAACAGCACAACATTTAATTACAACTTATGGGAAAGAGATAAGTGATGTTTGTATTGTTTTACCTAACAAAAGAGCAGGTTTATTTTTAAAACAACATTTAAGCAAGTTAATTGATAAACCGATTTGGTTGCCTCCAATTATTGGCGCTGAAGATTTAATTGAGCAACTTGCCGATAAAGAAATAATAGACAATTTAACTCAACTTTTTGAACTCTATGAAGTTTATTTAAAAACGGTAAAAGAGCCTGAAAGTTTTGAAGAATTTAGCAAGTGGGGTCAAATGCTGTTGCACGATTTTAACGAAATAGATCGTTATTTAATTCCTGCAGATAAATTATACGAATACATAAACGAAGCACGAGCAATTGAGGTTTGGAATTTAGGTGAAGAAATCACCGATTTTCAATCGCAATATTTAAAGTTCTGGAAACAAATGGGAGGTTTATATAAAGCCTATAAAGAGCATTTACTTGAATCAAACAAAGCTTATCAAGGAGCAGCTTTTAGAATTGTTGCCGAACAAATAGAATTAAATCCGCTGCAATTTATTAACTCAAAAATTAAATGGAGTAAAATAATATTTGCTGGGTTTAATGCTTTAACAGCAGCAGAAGAGACATTAATTACCGCTTTAATAAAAGAAGGAAAAGCTGAAATTTTATGGGATGCTGACCAATATTACTTAGAAGATAAGTATCAAGAAAGTGGTTTGTTTTTAAGAAAGTTTAAAGAAAAGGCAGTTTTTAGTCCGTTTAATTGGGTAAGTAACAAATTTAAAACAGAGCAAAAAAACATCAATATTTTAGGAATACCTCAAAATATAGGGCAGGCTAAATACTTAACAAACATTTTTGCTGAGCTTAAAAAAAACAACAACTTTGAAGATACTGCAGTAGTTTTAGCTGACGAAAACTTATTGATTCCTGTATTACAATCTTTACCTGAAAGTGTTGATACGATTAACGTAACAATGGGTTATCCATTAAAAAATACACCATTAAATAACTTTTTTGAAATCTATTTTACTACAGTATTAAATGCGGAGCGTTTTGGGAAAAAAGAACAGTTAACTTATCATTACAACGATATTTTAAAATTGGTGCAATTACCTTTTAGTCAAGTAGTGTTTGGTGAGGAAAACTGTACTAAAATAAAACAACAGATTATAAAAAATAATTGGGTGTTTATCAATAAAGATAAGCTCGATTTTATTAATGAGTTGTTGCCGATAAAACTTTCTACGACCTATTCAATTAATGAGCTTTTAGCGAACTGTTTGCAGTTTGTAGAAAAAGGAAAAGCACATTATATCAACACCCAAAAAGAAACGAATAACAAATTGGAATTAGAATATTTGTTTTTGTTTTCAAAGCTGTTTAATCAACTCATAGAATTAAACCAGAAATACCCGTTTTTAACAGAAATAAAAAGCTTTTACAGTGTTTACCATCAATTACTTAGTTCACTTTCTATTGAGCTTTATGGAGAGCCTTTAAAAGGCTTACAGGTAATGGGAATGTTAGAAACCAGAAACATTGATTTTAAAAATGTAATTCTATTATCGACCAACGAAGGAATGTTGCCATCTGGTAAATCGTTTAATTCATTTATACCTTTCGATATTAAAAATGAGTATCATTTACCCACTCACGTTGAAAAAGATGCCATTTATGCGTATCATTTTTACCGATTAGTGCAAAATGCAGAGAATATGTACATTATGTACAACACTGAACCGGGAAGTTTTACCACTGGAGAGCAAAGTCGATTTGTAACACAAATAGAAAACGAGTTGAGCGATTTTGAAAACATCAACATCACTAAAAAGATAATAACTTACCCAACATTAAAAAATTCAACAGAAAAAATAAGTGTTGAAAAATCACCTAAAATTTTAGCTAAAATCGAGGAGTTGTTTGAGCGAGGAGTTTCGCCAACAGCGTTAAACACTTACATTAATTGTCCCCTCGATTTTTATTACAAATATGTAATTGGCGTTAGAGAAGCTGATGATGTGGAAGAAACAATAGATCATTCTTCTTTTGGAACTTACATACACGAGGTATTGGAAATTTTATACCAACCTTTTGCCGATCAAAAAACCAACTTAACCGTTGAAGACGTAAAGTTGGTACTTAAAAAAGCACCTGAAGTGGCGTTACAAGTTTTCTCAGAGAACATGACTGAAAGGGAACTGAAATCGGGTAAAAATTTATTGACTTTTAGTGTGGCTCAAAACTACATTAACACCTTTTTAAAGAATGAGATTAATTTTATTAAAAAGAGCAAAGATGACCTGTACATTAAGTTGTTGGAGCAATCGTTAGAAGGAAGTTTGCAATTAAATGGTAATACCATAAAACTAAAAGGAACTGCCGATAGGGTAGATACGTTTGGAAATACTTTACGAATAATTGACTATAAAACAGGGTTGGTAAACGTGGCGGATTTAAAAATTAAATCGGTTGAAGAGTTAAAAGTTGGAAAGAAAAGTAAAGCATTTCAAATATTGATGTATGCTTATTTGTATGCCCAACAAAATGAATTAAGCAATACACAACTACATTCTGGTATTATTTCGTTTAGGGCATTAAGTAAAGGTTTTATGCCTTTCGAATTAAATAAGATTAAGGAAATAGATACTGAAATTTTAATTGATTTTGAAGCCTTTTTAAAAGAATTGTTTGCAGAAATAATTAATCCTGAAATACCGTTTGCACACCAGCCAACTGCTCAATATTGTGAGTTTTGTGAATGATTTAATTCAACCTACCAGCAACCACACAAGGCTTTTTGTATTTTTTTACATCGCCATTTATGTTTACAATTTCAGCATAAACAATATAAATTCCGATAGCAGCTTTTTCGTTGTTTTCATCAATACCATCCCAACTAAAAGTACCTTGTGTGCCTAAATATTCATTCAATACCAAGTTTTTAATTAATCGCCCTTTTGAATCGTAAATAATTACATTGGCAACGTTTCCGGGTTCAGCAAATTGGTAAGAAATGTTTAACACATCATCATAACCATCATTGTCTGGCGAA
This window harbors:
- a CDS encoding OmpA family protein, which produces MKNINNLIVVGMLGGLLFACVPAKKYEELKSKQQACSEENEALKASNQNLEEQNKEMQLSIEELNKRINQLVADTSMIGTSLRQMTTNYDNINKTYQLLLDKNNELLAGNKSTTEKLMKELQKAQEDMQAQEDALRTLESSLHKKEENLQRLTAELDARSKRVNELEAMISRKDSLVTALKNKVKDALLGFENNGLTIEQKNGKVYVSLDESLLFSSGSYSVGSKGTDVLKKLAKVLEQNQDINIVVEGHTDNVPLNGKGDIKDNWDLSVKRATSVVKIITDNSTVNPKRLTAAGRGEYLPLDMTNTADGRKKNRRIEIILTPKLDELFELLEAN
- a CDS encoding response regulator transcription factor; the protein is MDKKTHILLAEDDNNLGFVIQDNLMVNGFKVTLCGDGEEALKAFANNQFDMCVLDVNMPRKDGFAVAETIREVNPDMPIVFLTAKTMQEDKVKGLTIGADDYITKPFDFQEFILRINAILKRSGVTTEEKVEKIEHYTIGSYSFDVKNQNLAHKSGDKKLTKKETRILTFLCEHINDIAPRDLILKNIWGNDDYFSGRSMDVFISKLRKYLSEDSTIQINNIHGVGFKLEVK
- a CDS encoding PD-(D/E)XK nuclease family protein; translation: MNFLEQTAQHLITTYGKEISDVCIVLPNKRAGLFLKQHLSKLIDKPIWLPPIIGAEDLIEQLADKEIIDNLTQLFELYEVYLKTVKEPESFEEFSKWGQMLLHDFNEIDRYLIPADKLYEYINEARAIEVWNLGEEITDFQSQYLKFWKQMGGLYKAYKEHLLESNKAYQGAAFRIVAEQIELNPLQFINSKIKWSKIIFAGFNALTAAEETLITALIKEGKAEILWDADQYYLEDKYQESGLFLRKFKEKAVFSPFNWVSNKFKTEQKNINILGIPQNIGQAKYLTNIFAELKKNNNFEDTAVVLADENLLIPVLQSLPESVDTINVTMGYPLKNTPLNNFFEIYFTTVLNAERFGKKEQLTYHYNDILKLVQLPFSQVVFGEENCTKIKQQIIKNNWVFINKDKLDFINELLPIKLSTTYSINELLANCLQFVEKGKAHYINTQKETNNKLELEYLFLFSKLFNQLIELNQKYPFLTEIKSFYSVYHQLLSSLSIELYGEPLKGLQVMGMLETRNIDFKNVILLSTNEGMLPSGKSFNSFIPFDIKNEYHLPTHVEKDAIYAYHFYRLVQNAENMYIMYNTEPGSFTTGEQSRFVTQIENELSDFENINITKKIITYPTLKNSTEKISVEKSPKILAKIEELFERGVSPTALNTYINCPLDFYYKYVIGVREADDVEETIDHSSFGTYIHEVLEILYQPFADQKTNLTVEDVKLVLKKAPEVALQVFSENMTERELKSGKNLLTFSVAQNYINTFLKNEINFIKKSKDDLYIKLLEQSLEGSLQLNGNTIKLKGTADRVDTFGNTLRIIDYKTGLVNVADLKIKSVEELKVGKKSKAFQILMYAYLYAQQNELSNTQLHSGIISFRALSKGFMPFELNKIKEIDTEILIDFEAFLKELFAEIINPEIPFAHQPTAQYCEFCE
- the fabD gene encoding ACP S-malonyltransferase; the protein is MKAYVFPGQGSQFIGMGKDLYDNSPLAKELFEKANEILGFRITDIMFNGTDEELKQTKVTQPAIFLHSVILAKTLGDDFNPEAVAGHSLGEFSALVANGVLTFEDGLRLVSQRALAMQKACEVVPSTMAAILNLEDEVVENVCAEIDGVVVPANYNCPGQLVISGTVEAINIACEKLTEAGARRALVLPVGGAFHSPLMEPAREELKEAILNTSFSNPTCPIYQNVTASAITDATQIQENLIAQLTAPVKWTQTMQNMLADGVTSVTEVGPGKVLQGLFKKVDRQLETVSA
- a CDS encoding M43 family zinc metalloprotease gives rise to the protein MKKITLSSILAFATLFAVAQNGIPGVDYRSCSAAEKNNEIMDNNPEIRASWEQANAWALEYEKTHPTDVTIDPVTGKKTILYVMPVVWHVIHNDGPENISKATIDNEILKLNQDYQLLNPDAGNVHAAFASIQADVQVEFRLARLDPDGNCTEGITRTKNVATYAMNENSKFINGARSWNRNGRYYLNIWMGSSIESGAGGYAFYPGNVPMNQDGIVLRAGQLGNTVTHEVGHWLNLPHMWGSTNEPGLSTNCSSDDGISDTPNTIGSTGCAEGTVSCGSVDNSQNYMDYNFCDVMFTNGQKSRMHAALNSNTGFRATMVSAGNRALTGTDDPYVQNPVCGLLGADFTYNKEYICEGDVVSFADQGTYNGTPDQWDWTFTGGTPNASSVASPAITYNSQGVYGVTYSPGNGAGFATPAVKNNIITVSSITADYVLPFAEGFENNTSFINEWTIETESGNGWQTSTSASFTGNRSLRVYNFNNSAGDITEAISPSYDLSTMTDPKLTYKWAFAKKLTGGNDQFIIYKSTDCGGTWSILAIKAGTSMATASATNSAFTPSAADWDSATVSLSALAAETNVRFKLYFKNNAGNNFFLDDLNIMGTSSTVGINEVAPVNNLKVFPNPMTENATLSFFLKNNVSNLNVVIRDVLGQEVTKVVSNTGFSAGKYTMNIDKSNKLSSGLYFIEFNADNNVQVEKLIVK
- a CDS encoding sensor histidine kinase, translating into MNRKTIRIIILLATVSLIGIIATQFFWVKNAYNLEEKQFNERVSLALSNVTHKLLSINKDEAEIFNPVKQISSNYFITTINDTVHPYLLETLLKNEFIERNINVNFEYVIYDCFTDSIVFGDFISLDKTEQDQLQSKSYNIKWDRDGHYFGVYFPTKLTYIINRMGIWMFSSSIILIIIIFFAYTINVILKQKRLSEIKNDFINNITHEFKTPISTISLSADVLLQPNLSPERLKNYAKIIKDENNRLKNQVDKVLQLATLEKDKLKLENEKLDLHEIINDSIKSFELLAKQQKGKIVSNLTASKFIIYGDRVHISNILYNLIDNAIKYSPEKPKIEIATNSTDEHIEISVKDNGLGIPEQSQKNIFEKFYREPTGNRHDIQGYGLGLNYVKAIVEAYKGKIKLISKEGEGSTFVIKLPFKK